The Pirellulimonas nuda genome includes a region encoding these proteins:
- a CDS encoding family 16 glycoside hydrolase, whose protein sequence is MLLRVRRCVSTALMGVLCIGVCQAQDGFTVLFDGGSLDAWRGYKKDAPTDGWRVEDGVLKHSGGAGDLITREKYKDFDFRFQWRVVKGGNSGIIYRLSETDGPPYMTGPEYQILDNQAHKDGKVAATSAGALYAMYPPAEDVTRPVGKWNNGRIVIRNGRVQHWLNGKKLLEANWGDDDWNAKIAASKFSKWEGFAKNDEGHISLQDHGGQAEFRNIRIKRLDGAAARPAKRAKPAEPQADASERPARILFVTQSAGFRHPTVARKATDLSFAERVMTELGVRSGLFRVDCTQDVEKDFTPERLADYDIVMFYTTGAMYDAKRILPIPKETMDWFLNDWLKQPGHGFIGVHSAADTYHDYEPYWDMIGGTFNGHPWGAGSTVAISVQDPSHPASAPWGDSFVIGDEIYQFSHWQPEKVRVLMSLDMQNTDIKKPYHVPVLWVKDYGQGRVMHMSLGHREDVWTNPKYQESLLGGVRWIMGLAEGDATPNPEVSKAEEAKAREAVEQAKSKPKSAA, encoded by the coding sequence ATGTTGTTGCGAGTTAGGCGTTGCGTATCGACCGCTCTGATGGGCGTGCTCTGCATCGGCGTCTGTCAGGCCCAAGACGGGTTCACCGTGCTGTTCGACGGCGGCTCGCTCGACGCGTGGCGGGGCTACAAGAAGGACGCCCCCACCGACGGCTGGCGCGTCGAGGACGGGGTGCTCAAGCACTCCGGCGGCGCGGGCGACCTGATCACGCGCGAGAAGTACAAAGACTTCGACTTCCGCTTCCAGTGGCGGGTGGTCAAAGGTGGCAACAGCGGCATCATCTACCGCCTGAGCGAGACCGACGGCCCCCCGTACATGACCGGCCCCGAGTACCAGATCCTCGACAACCAGGCCCATAAGGACGGCAAGGTGGCGGCCACCTCCGCCGGGGCGCTCTACGCCATGTACCCGCCGGCCGAGGACGTAACCCGCCCCGTCGGCAAGTGGAACAACGGCCGGATCGTCATCCGAAACGGCCGCGTGCAGCACTGGCTCAACGGCAAGAAGCTGCTCGAGGCCAACTGGGGAGACGACGACTGGAACGCCAAGATCGCCGCCAGCAAGTTCTCCAAGTGGGAAGGGTTCGCCAAGAACGACGAGGGCCACATCTCGCTGCAAGACCACGGCGGGCAGGCCGAGTTCCGCAACATCCGCATCAAACGCCTCGACGGCGCCGCGGCCCGTCCGGCCAAACGCGCCAAGCCCGCCGAGCCGCAAGCAGACGCCTCGGAGCGGCCGGCGCGGATCTTGTTTGTCACCCAGAGCGCCGGGTTCAGGCACCCGACCGTCGCCCGCAAGGCGACCGACCTGTCGTTCGCCGAACGCGTGATGACGGAGCTCGGGGTCCGCAGCGGGTTGTTCCGCGTTGATTGCACGCAGGACGTCGAGAAGGACTTCACGCCGGAGCGCCTGGCCGACTACGACATCGTGATGTTCTACACGACCGGCGCGATGTACGACGCGAAGCGCATCCTGCCGATCCCCAAAGAGACCATGGACTGGTTCCTGAACGATTGGCTCAAGCAGCCGGGCCACGGCTTTATCGGCGTCCACTCGGCCGCGGACACCTACCACGACTACGAGCCGTACTGGGACATGATCGGCGGCACCTTCAATGGGCACCCCTGGGGCGCCGGCAGCACGGTCGCCATCAGCGTGCAGGACCCCAGCCACCCGGCCTCCGCGCCGTGGGGCGACTCGTTCGTGATCGGCGACGAGATCTATCAGTTCAGCCACTGGCAGCCCGAGAAGGTCCGCGTGCTGATGAGCCTCGACATGCAAAACACCGACATCAAGAAGCCCTACCACGTGCCGGTGTTGTGGGTGAAGGACTACGGCCAGGGCCGCGTCATGCACATGAGCCTGGGGCACCGCGAGGACGTGTGGACCAACCCCAAGTACCAGGAGTCGCTGCTGGGCGGGGTCCGCTGGATCATGGGGCTGGCCGAGGGAGACGCCACGCCGAACCCCGAGGTCTCCAAGGCCGAGGAAGCCAAGGCGCGCGAGGCGGTCGAGCAGGCGAAGAGCAAGCCGAAGTCGGCGGCCTAA
- a CDS encoding 3-oxoacyl-ACP synthase III → MRFSRVCLEGLGHVLPEQRVTSAEIETRLGPLYRRLRLPEGRLELMTGIGERRFFPPGARPGDLAIEAGRRALRSSGVPIEKLGVLIHGSVCRDHLEPATACRVHHALGLPRRGLAFDVSNACLGILTGALQIASMIELGQVEAGIVVGAECGRPLVDNTIERLNTDETLSRDTIKRSVASLTIGSAAAALVLCDASLSRTGRRLTSAAATAATEDHDLCQSEGLQQVMQTDSEKLMRRGVAAGAETFEHFLAEAGWRRDQIDLSVCHQVGVAHRRMMLGALGLPEERDFATVETLGNTGSAALPTTLSLAVDAGRVAPGDRVAMLGIGSGINCLMMGVQWGA, encoded by the coding sequence ATGAGATTTTCCCGGGTTTGCCTCGAAGGGCTGGGCCACGTGCTCCCAGAACAGCGTGTCACGAGCGCCGAGATCGAAACGCGGCTGGGGCCCCTCTACCGCCGGCTGCGGCTCCCTGAGGGGCGTCTGGAGCTGATGACCGGCATCGGCGAGCGGCGGTTCTTCCCCCCCGGCGCCCGGCCCGGCGACCTGGCCATCGAGGCGGGACGGCGCGCCCTGCGGTCGAGCGGCGTCCCCATCGAGAAGCTCGGCGTGCTGATCCACGGCTCGGTCTGCCGCGACCATCTCGAACCCGCCACCGCGTGCCGGGTCCACCACGCCCTGGGGCTGCCCAGACGCGGGCTCGCCTTCGACGTGTCGAACGCCTGCCTGGGGATCCTCACCGGCGCGCTGCAGATCGCCTCGATGATCGAGCTCGGCCAGGTCGAGGCCGGCATCGTCGTCGGCGCCGAGTGTGGACGCCCACTGGTAGACAACACGATCGAGCGGCTCAACACCGACGAGACCCTTAGCCGCGACACGATCAAGCGATCGGTCGCTTCGCTCACCATCGGTTCGGCCGCCGCGGCCCTGGTGCTGTGCGACGCGTCGCTCAGCCGCACGGGCCGGCGCCTCACCTCGGCCGCCGCCACGGCCGCGACCGAGGACCACGACCTGTGCCAGAGCGAGGGCCTGCAGCAGGTGATGCAGACCGACAGCGAGAAGCTGATGCGCCGCGGCGTGGCGGCGGGCGCCGAGACGTTTGAGCACTTCCTGGCCGAGGCCGGCTGGCGCCGCGACCAGATCGACCTCAGCGTCTGCCACCAAGTGGGCGTCGCCCACCGGCGGATGATGCTCGGGGCGCTGGGGCTGCCGGAGGAGCGCGACTTCGCTACGGTCGAGACGCTCGGCAACACCGGCTCGGCGGCGCTGCCGACCACCCTCTCGCTGGCGGTCGACGCGGGGCGCGTCGCCCCGGGCGACCGGGTCGCGATGCTCGGCATCGGTTCGGGCATCAACTGCTTGATGATGGGCGTCCAGTGGGGCGCCTAG
- a CDS encoding gamma-glutamyl-gamma-aminobutyrate hydrolase family protein, translated as MSKTVIGINADYRAAQGEKPALTYLTAAYYDSILQAGGLPVVLPPLAEEADIHQALDLVDGVMLIGGADLDPRRDGWMLHPSVRAMAPRRESFDRTLARVVADRRVPVFGIGAGMQLINVTRGGNLHLHIPEDVPTALPHKDNLDPAHRHTLELRPGSLMERVFGDGELRVNSMHHMAIDDLAPGFHVTARCPDGIVEAIESTSPDWFAIGTQFHPEADTASALDVRIFEEFVIGVKESREAVRIAA; from the coding sequence ATGTCTAAAACCGTCATCGGCATCAACGCAGACTACCGCGCCGCCCAAGGCGAGAAGCCCGCGCTCACCTACCTGACCGCGGCCTACTACGATTCGATCCTGCAGGCCGGCGGATTGCCGGTGGTGCTGCCCCCGCTGGCCGAAGAGGCCGACATCCATCAGGCGCTCGACCTGGTAGACGGCGTGATGCTGATCGGCGGCGCCGACCTCGACCCCCGCCGCGACGGCTGGATGCTGCACCCCTCGGTCCGCGCCATGGCGCCGCGCCGCGAGTCGTTCGACCGCACCCTGGCCCGGGTGGTCGCCGACCGCCGCGTGCCCGTGTTCGGCATCGGCGCCGGCATGCAGTTGATCAACGTCACCCGCGGCGGCAACCTCCACCTGCACATCCCGGAAGACGTGCCCACCGCCCTGCCGCACAAGGACAACCTCGACCCGGCCCACCGGCACACGCTTGAGCTGCGGCCCGGGTCGCTGATGGAGCGCGTGTTCGGCGACGGCGAGCTGCGCGTCAACAGCATGCACCACATGGCCATCGACGACCTCGCCCCCGGCTTCCACGTCACCGCCCGCTGCCCGGACGGCATCGTTGAGGCGATCGAGAGCACCTCGCCCGATTGGTTCGCCATCGGCACCCAGTTCCACCCCGAGGCCGACACCGCTTCGGCCCTGGACGTGCGGATCTTCGAAGAATTTGTCATCGGCGTGAAGGAAAGCCGCGAGGCGGTCCGCATCGCCGCCTAA
- a CDS encoding small basic protein produces MTIDKTLKVKRGATSNRSVMTRVERIQKLREGDRWGEEASPFGLPKVRVRKLQMKKKKKTKKDDDDK; encoded by the coding sequence ATGACGATCGATAAAACCCTGAAAGTAAAGCGTGGCGCCACCAGCAACCGCAGCGTCATGACGCGCGTTGAGCGGATCCAGAAGCTCCGCGAAGGGGACCGCTGGGGCGAAGAGGCCTCGCCGTTCGGCCTCCCCAAGGTGCGGGTCCGCAAGCTGCAGATGAAGAAAAAGAAGAAGACCAAGAAGGACGACGACGACAAGTAG
- the ribD gene encoding bifunctional diaminohydroxyphosphoribosylaminopyrimidine deaminase/5-amino-6-(5-phosphoribosylamino)uracil reductase RibD, with the protein MTDASIDPADPSDRDEHWARRAAELALRGEGLVEPNPMVGCVVVREGRLVGEGWHERFGGPHAEVNALNAAGEGARGATLYVSLEPCCHTGKTPPCTDAILAAGVTRVVAAVADPFPQVAGGGIHRLRAAGVVCELGPGAEPARRVLAPYLKRLATGRPWVIAKWAMTLDGKIATASGDSKWISGEASRAIVQRLRGRMDAIVVGRRTAQLDNPLLIARPPGPRVAARVVVGPIAPDCRLMETIADAPVIVVARSAEEEAACAKLGSLGADVVCLDNDDRVPVVTRLVELLGARGMTNVLVEGGGVLLGSMFDARLVDEAHVFVATKLIGGAGAPSPMGGAGQGTIAAGARLVDAVIEQVEGDVYIRGRLGDGEASSAGA; encoded by the coding sequence GTGACGGACGCTTCCATAGACCCTGCCGATCCTTCCGACCGCGACGAGCACTGGGCGCGGCGTGCGGCAGAGCTCGCGCTGCGCGGCGAGGGCCTCGTCGAGCCCAACCCGATGGTCGGCTGTGTCGTCGTCCGCGAAGGCCGCCTGGTGGGTGAGGGGTGGCACGAGCGGTTTGGCGGCCCGCACGCAGAGGTGAACGCCCTGAACGCCGCGGGCGAGGGGGCCCGCGGGGCCACGCTGTACGTGTCGCTTGAGCCCTGCTGCCACACCGGCAAGACGCCGCCGTGCACCGACGCGATTCTGGCGGCCGGCGTGACGCGGGTGGTGGCGGCGGTCGCCGACCCGTTCCCGCAGGTGGCCGGCGGGGGGATCCACCGGTTGCGGGCCGCCGGCGTGGTGTGTGAGCTTGGCCCCGGCGCCGAGCCCGCCCGGCGGGTGCTGGCGCCCTACCTGAAACGCCTGGCGACCGGCCGGCCGTGGGTGATCGCCAAGTGGGCGATGACGCTCGACGGCAAGATCGCTACCGCCTCTGGCGACAGCAAGTGGATCAGCGGCGAGGCGTCGCGGGCCATCGTGCAGCGGCTCCGCGGGCGGATGGACGCCATCGTCGTCGGCCGGCGCACCGCCCAGCTCGACAACCCGCTGCTCATCGCCCGCCCCCCGGGGCCGCGGGTAGCGGCCCGCGTGGTGGTGGGGCCCATCGCCCCCGATTGCCGGCTGATGGAAACAATTGCGGACGCGCCGGTGATCGTGGTCGCCCGCTCGGCGGAGGAAGAGGCCGCCTGCGCGAAGCTCGGCAGCCTGGGCGCCGACGTGGTGTGCCTGGACAACGACGACCGGGTCCCCGTCGTCACGCGTCTGGTCGAGCTGCTCGGCGCCCGCGGGATGACCAACGTTCTGGTCGAGGGAGGGGGCGTGCTGCTGGGGTCGATGTTCGACGCGAGGCTCGTCGATGAGGCCCACGTTTTCGTCGCGACGAAGCTAATCGGCGGCGCCGGCGCCCCCTCGCCGATGGGTGGGGCGGGGCAGGGCACGATCGCGGCGGGGGCGCGGCTGGTGGACGCGGTGATCGAGCAGGTCGAGGGCGACGTCTATATCCGGGGTCGCCTGGGGGACGGCGAGGCGTCCAGCGCTGGCGCCTGA
- a CDS encoding SpoIIAA family protein: MIHHQLLPDQRVLVVTPESPLEKRDFEALAPIVDRVIAEHGSLGGLMIYTKSFPGWKDFSAMLGHFNFVKDHQKHITKVAAVTDSAFLSILPSVASFFVHAKVRHFDYEDKAEALAWLDSDT, from the coding sequence ATGATCCACCACCAACTGCTCCCCGACCAGCGGGTCCTGGTCGTCACCCCCGAGAGCCCGCTGGAGAAGCGCGACTTCGAGGCCCTGGCGCCGATCGTCGACCGTGTGATCGCCGAGCACGGGTCGCTTGGCGGGCTGATGATCTACACCAAGAGCTTCCCCGGCTGGAAAGACTTCTCGGCGATGCTGGGCCACTTTAATTTCGTCAAGGACCACCAAAAGCACATCACCAAGGTGGCCGCGGTCACCGACAGCGCGTTCCTGTCGATCCTGCCAAGCGTGGCCTCCTTCTTCGTACACGCCAAGGTGCGGCACTTCGACTACGAAGACAAAGCCGAAGCGCTGGCGTGGCTCGACAGCGACACGTAG
- a CDS encoding SEC-C domain-containing protein, translated as MSVDPYALCPCGSGKKLKFCCSDLAGEIEKIHRMIEGDQPRAALQHVEQSLRKYPGRASLLDLKAVVEFTLEKFEDVAKTVDDFLAKEIKNPSAHAHAAMLACVKDDLGLAVGRLQDALELVAENMPLRVLEAIGAVGHALLLSGDVLAARAHLWLYQGIVGKEDTRAMQLLLRLNQSAGLPVLLRDNLFLRDVPEGHVCEHDHYVAQVLASQGKWRQAAGVLDALVERHPELEALVFNSALVHGWLGDRRGFAQKMHQFAKMEVPVDDAVEAEAIAQLLDPDTDEAMVETLLVTIPMQDEEALISRLDAADRLHRQTGAYVDPQSVDGPPPRAEYLVLDRAMPASGKELTRSEVPCVIAQLGYFGRQTNRPQRLELVALAGADFDAALAGVRELAGDAAGEPEPPETIDHIPAIDAALGWRWSFPTDTPAELRRELRREERRERILQKWPLAPRAALAGKSPSEGVADPESRRAVMASVLILEQGAANADHAQTIAALRDGLSLPQPEPIDPTAEGVDVERLPLVRFARVQLEKLDDEALAGLHRRAIIAGASTAIEVTGRELLRRPSVAEKIKTDDIYARLIQQQEDPAVALDLVDEARRRTEASGASVAKWEVLSFELLIEAGREQEALEQLNHLRSNHFDEPGIAERVYAILSAIGALPDVPDPAGALQQGAHLGPPAEPAPASAIWTPDGAAATAGEKKLWMPS; from the coding sequence ATGTCGGTCGACCCCTACGCGCTGTGCCCCTGCGGCAGCGGCAAGAAGCTGAAGTTCTGTTGCTCCGACCTCGCCGGCGAGATCGAGAAGATCCACCGCATGATCGAGGGGGATCAGCCCCGCGCCGCCCTGCAGCACGTCGAGCAGTCGCTCCGCAAGTACCCGGGCCGCGCGTCGCTGCTCGACCTCAAGGCCGTGGTGGAGTTCACGCTGGAGAAGTTCGAAGACGTCGCCAAGACGGTAGACGACTTCCTCGCCAAGGAGATCAAGAATCCCTCGGCCCACGCCCACGCCGCGATGCTAGCGTGCGTGAAGGACGACCTCGGCCTGGCGGTCGGGCGCCTGCAGGACGCGCTCGAGCTGGTCGCGGAGAACATGCCGCTGCGCGTGCTCGAGGCGATCGGCGCGGTGGGGCACGCGCTGCTGCTCTCCGGCGACGTGCTAGCGGCGCGGGCGCACCTGTGGCTCTACCAGGGGATCGTCGGCAAAGAAGACACCCGCGCCATGCAGTTGTTGCTGCGGCTCAACCAGTCGGCCGGGCTGCCGGTGCTGTTGCGTGACAACCTGTTCCTCCGCGACGTGCCGGAGGGGCACGTCTGCGAACACGACCACTACGTCGCCCAGGTGCTGGCCAGCCAAGGCAAGTGGCGCCAGGCGGCTGGCGTGCTCGACGCGCTGGTAGAGCGGCACCCGGAGCTCGAGGCGCTGGTGTTCAACTCGGCGCTGGTGCACGGCTGGCTCGGCGACCGCCGCGGCTTCGCCCAGAAGATGCACCAGTTCGCCAAGATGGAAGTGCCGGTGGACGACGCGGTTGAGGCCGAGGCGATCGCCCAACTGCTCGACCCCGACACCGACGAGGCGATGGTCGAGACGCTGCTGGTGACCATCCCGATGCAGGACGAAGAGGCGCTGATCTCCCGTCTCGACGCCGCGGACCGACTGCACCGCCAAACAGGCGCCTACGTCGACCCGCAGTCGGTCGACGGGCCCCCGCCCCGGGCCGAGTACCTGGTGCTCGATCGGGCGATGCCCGCGTCGGGCAAGGAGCTCACCCGCTCCGAGGTGCCGTGCGTGATCGCCCAGCTCGGCTACTTCGGGCGCCAAACCAACCGCCCACAGCGGCTCGAGCTGGTTGCGTTGGCGGGCGCCGACTTCGACGCCGCGTTGGCCGGGGTCCGCGAGCTCGCCGGCGACGCGGCGGGCGAGCCGGAGCCCCCCGAGACCATCGACCACATCCCCGCGATCGACGCCGCCCTCGGCTGGCGGTGGAGCTTCCCGACCGATACCCCGGCCGAACTGCGTCGCGAGCTGCGGCGAGAAGAACGCCGCGAGCGGATCCTGCAGAAGTGGCCGCTGGCGCCCCGCGCCGCCCTGGCGGGAAAGTCCCCCAGCGAGGGGGTCGCCGACCCCGAGTCCAGGCGGGCCGTGATGGCTTCGGTGCTGATCCTCGAGCAGGGGGCGGCCAACGCCGACCACGCCCAGACCATCGCCGCGCTCCGCGACGGGCTCTCGCTCCCCCAGCCCGAGCCGATCGACCCGACGGCCGAAGGGGTCGACGTTGAGCGGTTGCCGCTGGTGCGTTTTGCGCGGGTACAGCTAGAGAAGCTCGACGACGAAGCGTTGGCGGGCCTGCACCGGCGGGCGATCATCGCCGGCGCCTCGACCGCCATCGAGGTCACCGGACGCGAGCTGCTGCGCCGCCCGAGCGTCGCCGAGAAGATCAAGACGGACGACATCTACGCACGGCTGATCCAGCAGCAAGAAGACCCGGCCGTGGCGCTCGACCTGGTGGACGAGGCGCGGCGCCGCACCGAGGCCTCCGGCGCGTCGGTCGCCAAGTGGGAGGTGCTGTCGTTTGAGCTGCTAATCGAGGCGGGACGCGAGCAGGAGGCCCTGGAGCAGCTCAACCACCTCCGCAGCAACCACTTCGACGAGCCCGGCATCGCCGAGCGGGTGTACGCCATCCTCAGCGCGATCGGCGCGCTGCCGGACGTCCCCGACCCGGCCGGGGCGCTGCAGCAGGGCGCCCACCTCGGCCCCCCCGCCGAACCGGCCCCGGCCTCGGCCATCTGGACCCCCGACGGCGCCGCGGCGACCGCGGGGGAAAAGAAGCTGTGGATGCCGTCGTAG
- a CDS encoding BBP7 family outer membrane beta-barrel protein, translated as MNRFQTAILLAAMAAWPACRAWADDLPTPAASEFDYDAPGGPSEHFEEITPPVSSMGDIGGALQPIPQGEQLWEYEPAVTESTGTWLRRGYWYVESDAVVLNRYWDRNAFVLASDLSSGGLQDLQLDRSKPGAEGNVRLTLGRFLFRDTTNRDHTMEFTGFGGGEWTQSNRITSDVPNALFVRDDIDLNNPSFDGASTMQTKYDSRLTMFELNYRVHDRMGRDQMVLTPNGDWVRRANSGLTRNFLVGLRYIDLTENLAWSAQDIATQTTSADSGLYNIRTSNDVIGPQVGGGITYESDRFSVELFGKGGVMLNDAKGVSRMTYANAQGLDDFYTNNREGVLTYVFQTGFIGRWHMRPNLSLRGGYEMLFLVNMAAAPDQIKFDPDFSRVATSNNPFYQGLTLGMEYFW; from the coding sequence ATGAATCGATTCCAAACCGCAATCCTGCTTGCCGCGATGGCGGCTTGGCCCGCGTGTCGGGCCTGGGCAGATGATCTACCGACCCCCGCCGCAAGCGAGTTCGACTACGACGCGCCCGGCGGACCGTCGGAGCACTTCGAAGAGATCACCCCGCCGGTCTCCTCCATGGGCGACATCGGCGGCGCCCTGCAACCGATCCCGCAAGGGGAACAGTTGTGGGAGTACGAACCGGCGGTGACCGAGAGCACCGGCACCTGGCTGCGCCGCGGGTACTGGTACGTTGAGAGCGACGCGGTCGTGCTCAACCGATACTGGGACCGCAACGCCTTTGTGCTGGCGTCCGACCTGAGCAGCGGCGGGCTGCAGGACCTGCAGCTCGATCGCAGCAAGCCGGGCGCCGAGGGGAACGTACGCCTGACGCTCGGGCGGTTCCTGTTCCGCGACACGACCAACCGCGACCACACGATGGAGTTCACCGGCTTCGGCGGCGGCGAGTGGACGCAGTCCAACCGCATCACCTCCGACGTGCCCAACGCGTTGTTCGTCCGCGACGACATCGACCTCAACAACCCGTCGTTCGACGGCGCGTCGACGATGCAGACCAAGTACGACAGCCGGCTGACGATGTTCGAGCTGAACTACCGGGTGCACGACCGCATGGGCCGCGACCAGATGGTGCTGACCCCCAACGGCGATTGGGTCCGACGCGCAAACTCTGGCTTGACGCGGAACTTCCTGGTCGGCCTGCGCTACATCGACCTCACCGAGAACCTCGCCTGGTCCGCCCAGGACATCGCCACCCAGACTACGTCCGCCGATTCGGGCCTCTACAACATCCGCACCAGCAACGACGTGATCGGCCCCCAGGTAGGCGGCGGCATCACCTACGAGTCGGACCGCTTCAGTGTCGAGCTCTTCGGCAAGGGGGGCGTGATGCTCAACGACGCCAAGGGGGTCTCTCGTATGACCTACGCGAACGCCCAAGGCCTCGACGACTTCTACACCAACAACCGCGAGGGCGTGCTGACCTACGTCTTCCAGACCGGGTTCATCGGGCGTTGGCACATGCGGCCCAACCTCTCGCTCCGCGGCGGCTACGAGATGCTGTTCCTCGTGAACATGGCCGCAGCGCCCGACCAGATCAAGTTCGACCCCGACTTCAGCCGCGTAGCGACCTCAAACAACCCGTTTTACCAAGGGCTCACTCTCGGGATGGAGTACTTCTGGTAA